One Faecalispora anaeroviscerum genomic window carries:
- a CDS encoding SpoIIIAC/SpoIIIAD family protein, translating into MNVIGIAGLALVSAVIAVMLRRYNQEYAVVVSITAGVIILVQILANIVPAIRQINSLLSAAQLPSEYGIILFKTLGICFLAQFAADSCRDAGESALASKVELAGKLSIVILALPLFEKIASTALALIGG; encoded by the coding sequence ATGAATGTGATCGGAATTGCCGGACTGGCCCTTGTTTCCGCCGTGATTGCCGTGATGCTGCGGCGGTACAATCAGGAATACGCGGTGGTTGTCAGCATCACGGCGGGCGTGATTATTCTGGTGCAGATCCTTGCAAATATCGTCCCGGCGATCCGCCAGATCAACAGCCTGCTTTCCGCCGCACAGCTGCCTTCAGAATACGGGATCATCCTGTTCAAGACACTGGGAATCTGCTTTTTGGCTCAATTTGCGGCAGATTCCTGCCGGGATGCGGGGGAAAGCGCGCTGGCCTCGAAGGTGGAGCTGGCGGGGAAGCTCTCCATCGTAATTCTGGCGCTGCCATTATTCGAGAAAATTGCTTCTACGGCGCTTGCGCTGATAGGAGGGTAG
- a CDS encoding stage III sporulation protein AE, with protein sequence MKKIICIVMLLFLFAIPVQAQSVSQEELYRQQYEDSGAAELPDELPEETREWMDSLGVTSPDWQSIINLTPETIFEQIGASALQQSAAPVRALLSVLAVILLCALMNGMKLSFGDRPLGGVIGMIGTLCICTVVIQPIVSCIENVSFVIKGAAGFLLASIPVLTGIMIAGGQTVSAGSFNLLMLGAGNVISVIASAVLVPLLNIFLAFSVVSAVSPAMNLSGLCDLFSKTVKWVLTFCMTVFSGLLTMQTVVSSAADGAGAKTMRFMVSAFVPVVGSALSDAIGSVQSCVKLLKSGVGAFGLLATGAIFLPAALECLIWLLTLTACAAAGDIFELKEITSLLRSSMKVIQILLSIILCCLVILMISTVLMMAIGGATT encoded by the coding sequence GTGAAAAAAATCATCTGTATTGTGATGTTGCTTTTTCTGTTTGCGATTCCCGTACAGGCCCAGAGTGTTTCGCAGGAGGAACTGTACCGCCAGCAGTATGAAGACAGCGGAGCGGCAGAGCTGCCCGACGAACTGCCGGAAGAAACACGGGAATGGATGGACAGCCTGGGGGTTACTTCTCCGGACTGGCAGAGCATTATAAATCTGACGCCGGAAACGATTTTTGAGCAGATTGGGGCGTCGGCGCTTCAGCAGAGCGCGGCCCCTGTGCGGGCGCTGTTATCGGTGCTGGCAGTCATTTTGCTCTGCGCCCTGATGAACGGCATGAAGTTGAGCTTTGGCGACCGTCCCCTTGGCGGTGTGATCGGCATGATCGGCACCCTTTGCATCTGCACGGTGGTGATTCAGCCGATCGTTTCGTGCATTGAAAACGTGTCGTTTGTCATTAAAGGGGCCGCCGGATTCTTATTGGCAAGCATACCGGTTCTCACCGGTATCATGATTGCGGGCGGTCAGACGGTATCCGCCGGATCATTTAATCTGCTGATGCTTGGCGCAGGTAACGTGATTTCGGTGATTGCCTCTGCGGTGCTGGTGCCCCTGCTGAATATTTTTTTAGCGTTTTCGGTGGTGTCCGCAGTATCGCCCGCAATGAATCTCAGCGGGTTGTGCGATTTGTTCAGCAAGACCGTAAAGTGGGTGCTCACCTTCTGCATGACGGTTTTTTCAGGTTTGCTTACCATGCAAACGGTGGTGTCCTCGGCAGCGGACGGCGCGGGGGCTAAAACAATGCGCTTTATGGTAAGCGCGTTTGTGCCGGTGGTGGGCAGTGCGCTCAGTGATGCGATCGGCAGTGTACAGAGCTGTGTGAAGCTTTTGAAATCGGGGGTAGGGGCATTCGGGCTTTTGGCTACAGGAGCCATTTTTCTGCCCGCGGCGCTCGAGTGCCTGATTTGGCTTTTAACCCTTACCGCCTGTGCGGCAGCGGGAGATATTTTTGAACTGAAAGAAATTACCTCGCTGCTTCGGTCTTCCATGAAGGTGATACAGATTCTTCTGTCTATCATTCTGTGCTGTCTTGTGATTCTGATGATCTCTACGGTGCTGATGATGGCAATTGGGGGGGCAACGACATGA
- a CDS encoding stage III sporulation protein AG, with protein sequence MPAREKEDKKERGSWVQKLAENDVWRKVILVLGFVGIALIFLSGLFQNRDAKATNAKAEEEPTKTTAQVYTQQVEKSLTELIANINGAGSVKVLVTLERNTQYVYATEEKKTTQTTQDQAANATVKNQENDSRETKYILVKGSDGSQQALAVTEVEPIVKGVVVVCEGGNQPAVQKDIIDAVTTALNLSSARVCVIKAK encoded by the coding sequence ATGCCGGCTCGTGAAAAAGAAGATAAGAAAGAGAGAGGTTCCTGGGTTCAAAAGCTCGCGGAAAACGACGTCTGGCGCAAGGTGATTCTGGTACTGGGATTTGTGGGGATTGCCCTGATCTTTTTGTCGGGTTTGTTTCAAAATCGCGATGCCAAGGCAACCAATGCCAAGGCTGAGGAAGAGCCTACAAAAACCACCGCACAGGTGTACACGCAGCAGGTGGAAAAAAGCCTTACCGAGCTGATTGCCAATATTAACGGCGCGGGCTCTGTGAAGGTGCTCGTCACTCTGGAGCGAAATACGCAATACGTATATGCAACAGAGGAAAAAAAGACGACCCAGACCACGCAGGATCAGGCGGCGAACGCTACCGTAAAAAATCAGGAAAATGACAGCCGCGAAACCAAGTATATTCTGGTAAAGGGTTCCGACGGCTCGCAGCAGGCGCTGGCCGTAACAGAGGTCGAGCCGATCGTGAAGGGGGTAGTCGTTGTATGTGAGGGCGGAAATCAGCCGGCGGTGCAGAAAGATATTATAGATGCGGTGACCACTGCGCTCAATCTTTCTTCTGCGCGGGTGTGCGTGATAAAAGCAAAATAA
- the spoIIIAA gene encoding stage III sporulation protein AA, which yields MNQKHINSFDTAIQPICQRLRPVLAALPAHLQESVQEIRMRVNLPLSIFNGVQSFFVTGNGISRKPEEGITVFREDMEETFRSLCSNSVYTHQNEIRNGFLTIRGGHRVGICGTAVLDQGEVAGLRDISSFNIRIARQISGAADELLALVGEEIVRGVLLVGAPSTGKTTILRDLARQLAGGGKLPPRKITVVDERGELAGIYRGDAQNDLGCCCDILDGYPKSQGILQAIRSLSPEVIVCDELGSERETAAVEEVVNAGVSLIVSVHAASAGELLRRRQVRQLMETGAFRTVVLLDSAAQPGKIKGIYKVGELLGQINRDTVGHGGLYSGGLYGIA from the coding sequence ATGAATCAAAAACATATCAATTCGTTTGATACTGCAATACAGCCAATCTGCCAGCGGCTTAGGCCAGTTTTGGCCGCTTTGCCGGCTCATCTGCAAGAATCGGTACAGGAGATTCGCATGAGGGTGAATCTACCGCTTTCAATTTTTAACGGAGTTCAAAGTTTTTTTGTGACAGGGAACGGAATCAGTCGCAAGCCGGAGGAGGGAATTACCGTATTTCGGGAGGATATGGAAGAAACGTTCCGCAGCCTGTGTAGCAATTCAGTATATACGCATCAAAACGAAATCAGAAACGGCTTTCTCACCATTCGAGGGGGGCACAGGGTGGGAATCTGCGGCACAGCCGTTTTGGATCAGGGGGAGGTTGCGGGGCTGAGAGACATTTCTTCCTTTAATATCCGTATCGCAAGACAAATTTCCGGCGCGGCGGATGAGCTTCTGGCTCTGGTGGGGGAGGAGATTGTGCGGGGCGTTCTTCTGGTGGGGGCGCCCTCCACGGGTAAAACAACGATTCTTCGCGATCTGGCACGCCAGCTTGCAGGTGGAGGGAAGCTTCCTCCTCGAAAAATCACGGTGGTTGACGAGCGCGGCGAACTGGCCGGTATTTACCGGGGCGACGCACAGAATGATCTTGGCTGCTGCTGCGATATTCTAGACGGTTACCCCAAGAGCCAGGGAATCCTGCAGGCTATCCGCTCCCTTTCACCGGAGGTGATTGTCTGCGATGAGCTGGGGAGTGAGCGCGAAACCGCCGCTGTGGAAGAGGTCGTCAATGCCGGTGTTTCGCTGATCGTCAGTGTGCATGCCGCATCTGCGGGAGAGCTTTTGCGTCGGCGTCAGGTACGCCAGCTCATGGAAACCGGGGCGTTTCGTACCGTGGTTCTGCTGGACAGCGCGGCACAGCCCGGGAAAATAAAAGGAATTTACAAGGTGGGTGAACTTCTTGGTCAAATTAATCGGGATACTGTCGGTCATGGCGGCCTGTATTCTGGCGGGCTATATGGAATCGCGTAA
- a CDS encoding stage III sporulation protein AB, translated as MVKLIGILSVMAACILAGYMESRKLGGRVRELEAFYSFLCQAREEIRYSGMPVERIIEKHGKNQRFLVLCAEYCRKGESFPQAWSRGMDDGLLTTGMNRQDLTYIRDFGLGFGASDTEGQLAHCQLYLGFISNALTHAREERDKKAKLYFMLGLFGGIAAALLLS; from the coding sequence TTGGTCAAATTAATCGGGATACTGTCGGTCATGGCGGCCTGTATTCTGGCGGGCTATATGGAATCGCGTAAGCTGGGCGGCAGAGTAAGGGAATTGGAAGCCTTCTACTCCTTTTTATGTCAGGCCAGAGAAGAAATCCGCTATTCCGGTATGCCAGTGGAGCGGATTATTGAAAAGCATGGTAAAAACCAGCGGTTTCTGGTTCTGTGCGCCGAATACTGCCGAAAGGGAGAAAGCTTTCCGCAGGCGTGGTCTCGCGGCATGGACGATGGCCTGCTGACAACTGGAATGAACAGGCAGGATCTCACATACATACGGGACTTTGGGCTGGGGTTCGGCGCAAGCGATACAGAGGGCCAGTTGGCGCACTGCCAGCTGTATCTGGGGTTCATCAGCAACGCTCTGACCCACGCGAGGGAAGAAAGAGACAAAAAGGCGAAGCTGTATTTTATGCTGGGGCTGTTCGGCGGAATCGCGGCGGCACTCCTGCTGAGTTAA
- a CDS encoding SpoIIIAH-like family protein, whose translation MGIGKRQLVLASLVVALGAAVYLNWVFQGDGPLIATDTLTSGAELGAAQLVNGKGSSSTPETSSSASSTSSKAVETAAKVDEYFTEAKLSRQKARDSSVEMLQKVLENASSNDAAKKESVEKAAEIAQNIIQESNIESLIKAKGFSDCVVFLQNSECSVVVRSDGLLPNEAIAIKDIIGGQAGIAYDKIKIVEAK comes from the coding sequence ATGGGTATTGGTAAACGTCAGCTGGTGCTTGCGTCCCTGGTGGTCGCGCTGGGAGCGGCTGTCTACTTAAATTGGGTGTTTCAGGGGGATGGTCCCCTGATCGCAACGGATACATTAACCTCCGGCGCAGAGCTTGGGGCCGCGCAGCTCGTGAACGGCAAGGGCAGCAGCAGCACTCCCGAAACATCTTCTTCCGCTTCGTCTACTTCCTCAAAGGCGGTGGAGACAGCTGCAAAGGTAGATGAATATTTTACAGAGGCAAAGCTCTCTCGCCAAAAAGCAAGGGATTCTTCCGTAGAAATGCTGCAAAAGGTTTTGGAGAATGCTTCCTCTAATGATGCCGCCAAAAAGGAATCCGTTGAAAAAGCAGCCGAGATTGCACAGAACATTATTCAGGAGAGCAACATTGAAAGCTTGATTAAGGCCAAGGGCTTCTCCGACTGTGTGGTGTTCCTGCAAAATTCAGAATGCAGCGTTGTCGTCCGCTCCGACGGACTTTTGCCCAATGAAGCCATTGCCATTAAAGATATCATTGGCGGTCAGGCCGGCATCGCCTATGATAAAATCAAGATTGTAGAAGCAAAATAA
- the nusB gene encoding transcription antitermination factor NusB yields the protein MSKGKMTRREEREQAFILVFQQLINRNTIEEIIDASEESAEIRIAEFAEQLASGVEENSALVDDKIEKNIRGWSMARLSKVSFALLRVSIYEMMFIDSIPVSVSINEAVDLAKKYGGADDASFINGVLGSVAKELEPENEEG from the coding sequence ATGAGCAAAGGCAAAATGACACGGCGTGAGGAACGAGAGCAGGCGTTTATTCTGGTGTTCCAGCAACTGATCAACCGGAATACGATTGAGGAAATCATCGACGCGTCGGAAGAATCGGCAGAAATTCGTATTGCGGAATTCGCGGAGCAGCTGGCGAGCGGTGTGGAAGAAAACAGTGCCTTAGTAGACGATAAGATTGAGAAGAATATTCGCGGCTGGTCAATGGCGCGCCTTTCCAAGGTTTCCTTTGCCTTGCTGCGGGTCTCCATTTATGAAATGATGTTTATTGACAGCATCCCAGTAAGCGTTTCGATCAACGAGGCTGTCGATTTGGCAAAAAAATACGGCGGAGCGGACGACGCATCCTTTATCAACGGCGTTCTTGGCTCTGTGGCCAAGGAACTGGAACCGGAAAATGAAGAAGGGTAA
- a CDS encoding stage III sporulation protein AF, with translation MSGVREWSSVIVLAALAAGILQYLMPGGSMEKVTRLVIGAFVICSILLPVGRLTKQFDVQAFAQDGSAAPNQQYQDTVNQQTAETAEAAVRTVVISALSEKGIQCKNVALNMDTNEDGRISITKVFVSLDQKESGKLQETKQLLEQELGLTTEVTADAGS, from the coding sequence ATGAGCGGTGTACGGGAATGGTCTTCGGTGATTGTGCTGGCGGCGCTCGCTGCCGGGATTTTGCAGTATTTGATGCCGGGCGGCAGTATGGAAAAGGTGACGCGGCTTGTAATCGGGGCGTTTGTTATTTGCAGTATTTTGCTGCCGGTGGGGCGTCTGACCAAGCAGTTCGATGTGCAGGCATTCGCGCAAGACGGCAGCGCGGCACCGAATCAGCAATATCAGGATACAGTAAACCAGCAAACGGCAGAGACGGCAGAGGCGGCCGTTCGCACCGTGGTGATCTCGGCGCTTTCAGAGAAGGGAATTCAGTGCAAAAATGTTGCGCTAAATATGGATACAAACGAGGACGGCCGCATATCAATTACTAAAGTGTTTGTCAGCCTTGACCAGAAGGAATCGGGAAAGCTTCAGGAAACAAAACAGCTCCTTGAGCAGGAATTGGGATTAACAACGGAGGTGACGGCCGATGCCGGCTCGTGA
- the spoIIIAC gene encoding stage III sporulation protein AC, which yields MDVDLIFKIAAIGIIVAVLNQLLIRSGREEQAMMTTLAGLIVVLMMVIEQIDILFKTIKSIFGL from the coding sequence ATGGATGTGGATTTGATTTTTAAAATTGCGGCGATCGGCATTATTGTAGCTGTGCTCAATCAGCTACTTATTCGCTCGGGGCGCGAGGAGCAGGCGATGATGACAACCCTGGCGGGACTAATTGTGGTTTTGATGATGGTGATCGAGCAGATTGATATTCTGTTTAAAACGATCAAATCCATCTTTGGGTTATAG